The proteins below come from a single Pseudomonadota bacterium genomic window:
- a CDS encoding thioredoxin domain-containing protein, whose protein sequence is MEKAVAAAKGKVALVKVNIDDAEKLADKQDIEYVPTIRLHRRGCPASQLEAKPTPKALGQWIGEYLSLKPARKTKR, encoded by the coding sequence GTGGAGAAGGCGGTCGCAGCGGCGAAGGGGAAGGTGGCCCTGGTCAAGGTGAACATCGACGACGCCGAGAAGCTCGCCGACAAGCAGGACATCGAGTACGTGCCGACGATCCGTCTGCACCGGCGTGGCTGCCCGGCATCGCAACTAGAGGCCAAGCCGACGCCGAAGGCGCTCGGGCAGTGGATCGGGGAGTACCTGTCCCTGAAGCCGGCGAGGAAGACGAAGAGGTGA